AGTGAAAGGCGCAACATAGCCTGCGTGGGATATTATTCAGATAAATATATCAGCCGTTATTATGTGATATCTTGAAATCCGGCTTCGCTGTAATATCTTGGTTTAGTTAATGGTTAGCTGCtctattgaattttttttaatgacggAATGTCTCTCTTCACTTTTGCAGTCAGAAGGAAACAAAGACGAGACAAACGTTGGAGGAATTACTACTGAGGTGTATTGGAACGAGGGCACACATTCCCCTGCGTGAAAATAAACGGAATTCCTTACTGGTGACCTGTTTTAGAAGTGAGTCAGGGGTACGGCAGGTACTGTGGCGTCGTTGAAGAAGCAGCTCAGATGTGTTTATCAGCAACAATGACAGCAGCCTATTTAGATGCTCACTCACTGGCATGAAGGAAGTGCTTTACTGTGCACGTGTTTATGAAGTAGGATTCATTTGAAATGCCTCATGCATAAGGCTTTCCAGCACAGCTTAACCTTCTTCAGAGATGCATAGAGTGGATGTCTTGGTTGTCTGGGCCTTTTATACTGTCTTTTATACTGGAAATCTTCAAAAACTATAtatatctttacattttaatctttttttcttatatatacatataaaaacagTATGTCATGTCTTATATGCgatgtttcttttttccaagAAACGGGAGAACTGGGTCATTACATGTAAAGAAGAGAAGATCTGTTTGCTGcttttgcatttatttgtatttacttACATATCAATAAAAATAAGGAATGTCATCCAGACAGTCATCTCTATGAGCAGGGGGAAAAAGCCAaattaagaaacacaacaacagctTAAAAGTTTAGACTATGAAGATTTTCAGACACTGAGCAGTGGGAAGCACTGGCATCAAAGTAAAGACCcgtatctttacattttaatctttttttccccctgtttgtttgtttgattcgTTTTCCAAGATCTGAATCTTtggattgttattttttttatgttatgcGTTTACATTTCCACCACAAGTATGATATGTTTTGGTCTGAATTTAGGTATTTCTTTAACTAGAGCAGATAATTATTTTAGGTATGATTTTTAGGCTCATGTGCCATCTTATAGATTgtacttgatttaaaaaaaaaaaagcaatacagAAGAGTTTAATCATTGTTTTgtgttgaataaatgttttgtGAAGTGGTGTACTCAAAGAGATACAGCAGTTTTAGCATCCCTAGACTAGTAGTCTATCTTTGCAGCTGGTGATTGTTTTAATTACTTACTTAAGACTGGGTGGCTTTATCTATAATAACACATAGCGTAGCACAATATAACCCAGTGGTATATTTATActttaaaatgtgacaaatagTATGTATGtcaagctttaaaatgaataacacGGAGTATAGAGTAGAATACTTCCAAACTATAGCTTCCACCATCTGGTGTAAAATCTTGGCCCAAAGAAGATTTCAATACTAGATTGGTTGAGAAACATGTGCTACTGTTGGCCAAAGAGGAGAGGGGGAAACCATGTTAAGAGGcagcgagagagaaagaaaggcagGAGTGTGGAAGTGAGTTTAATTACTTATGGAGTTAACCATCCAAAGCAAAGGACAATGCACACGAGAAGTGCAGGAGAGAGTGCAAGCAAGGTGGAGTGAGTGTAAATGAGTGTCAGGGCTGAGGATTGGCTCAGGATAAGTGTCAGCAGCAATAGTATGAAAGTTTACAAGACGATGATGTAGACAGCAGCATTGATAAAAAGAAGGCCGAGCTGGAagtggcagagctgaagatgggTGTAACcaggatggacaggattagaaatgagtagaTCAGACTGGCACCTTAGGTTGGGCCTTTtggagacaaagagaggcgAGGCtcagatggtttggacatgtccACAGGAGAGAtggtggatatactggacaaaagATGACCACGGTGAAAATTCATGGCATTCCAATCGCAATAGTTGATCACAGGGCTATGGTGGGCCCACTCACTGCCCTGCTGTCTGTACACGTCATAGCCCAACAGCTCTTGAATTGCCTTTGTGTATAAACCTATATTTCGCTTTGCAGTTCCTCCTCCACACCGACAGGGGTCAGAGCCGCCGGGAGGGCGCTGTTGTCTCTCGCCAGCATCCTGTGGTGATGCTGCTGAGTAAAGAGGAGGTGGCCTTTCCTGCTGAAGTGAACACATCGGCTATTGAGGAAAAGTCGAAGACCTCTGATCTAAAGGCGACTAGCCTGAAAGAAAACAGCATCTCATTATTTAGTCATTTTTCACCTGGCGGACCCACGGGGCTTCATGGTGTGTCACAGCGGGGACGCTTGAGTCTGTCGGCGTGTGTGCTACGCCGGGTGTCGGCCACGGAGTGCAGGGAAAATGCCTTCTTTCTCACAGAGGTAATATTTTTCAGACACAAGTGGAGCTAACTGGGAAAATGTGTCACGCTGAAGATGAGTTTGAGGTATGGGCTCATTCAGGTAACGGTGAACCTTTCTGTGATGCAGCCTTACGGGGGCAGATTTTTGAAGCTGTAAGTAGCCTACGGAACCGGTATTAGCTTACACTAATTTAGCAACTAAAGGTCCGACCTAAACACCCTTTCGTTTGCCAGCCTTTACCAAAAAATGGGTTAATTTAGTTTTatagcgagtgagagagagagtctgCTTTTTCTGTACAGTCTACGGCTGTTTGATAGTGGGCGTGTCTGTCTGCAGGCAAATATGTTGAAATATGTTTCATATCTAAGTCAATTTACTGCAACTAACCCAAGAGTTATCGAACAGTGTGCATTCATTAAAGCTTTAATAAATGGTTCCAACACCTATGGAAAAATACCTAATACTGGTACAAGTATTGGTGTTTTTCCACTCTACACTTTCTACATCTACCCCACCAgccttattttttttagcaactTGGGAGAAACAGTTGCGTTATTGTAATGAAGACCTGTTGCTCCAGTTTTAGTGGTACATATATGTGCACACGTCAGTCTAAACAAGTgctcattttctctctttgtgtgtcTATGGCGTAGCAGCATGTAGGATGGCTTGTCTGGTGTGTGCAGTGCATTCCTTCATGTAATAAGCTTCTTGTTCAGGGCTCCCTGCAGTAGGCTATTGGCTGACCAGGGCGCTGCAGAGTCCCAACACAAAGAGGCTCTGTGTTAGCCGGGCTCACAGGCCCccacaggaggaggccctgcCTCACTCCAAATGGGATACATCTCAGTGCTGTTGTCGGCAAGGAACACACCTTTTCACAGGAAGCTTGAGTTTCACCACAGGTGTCCTTTAGTCATTAGTAACACTTAAGCTGTTTGTGGGAATGGGTGATGAAGCACATCTGATGTCTTCACGGCTCAGTTAGCAAGTTGGTTGTTTTAACTGATTCCATTAGCTCATTTCATCATCCAGTGCTCTCATGCTGTAGCCACAACCAGACTACACTATGGTTGAtgctttattattatgttattagCCTGAAAAACAGTTTTAAGGTGGGCTTTCTGGCTCTGGAGGAGGTTTTCTGAAAAAAATTGCCCTATTTAtgttttcaaaaaatgttttaacatgCTACAAACTACGTTTAAAAGATAGCAAGTTACGTTTATAACTATTTTCAAGAcaaagctgctttttttttttttttttttttttttaaaggatgctACAGAGTTAAAGGCACAGAGAGTGGTACGTTGCCCCACAGTTTTGGAGCTCAGGTCTGGAAGGAAGGCAGAATCCCCCTTAGTTTTCAGAGGAAGGGAGATACTTGAGGACTTGATAACCCAGTTTGGAGAATGAGGGTGTAGTGGTTCCATCATATAGGTGAATCTGTAAACAGACAGATCCACCTACAGACAGACAGATCAGGGAAAGATAATTAATTAAAGATATTGTGAAGATGCATAATGTGATGGTGTTTTCTACTACAGTATTGGTCAGTTTAATCAAACCTTCACCCAAACTGTGCTCGGGGACAAGGTCACATATGTCATTTTACGggcatgttttcatttttgctaaGCATCGCTACTCCTTGTTGGGGATTGATTAGATTTTAATGAAAGTGCGTGAAAATTGAATAACCATTGCAATGCTCACAAATTAGCTTTAATTTTAGATGCTTAATTTAGCAGACATAAACAACATTTGTGTATTGTTCATTTAATATTTATCATCAGCCttgttaaaatataaagtaatgTAAACTGTCTTGTTTATGTGTATAAGCTGTAATCACCAGCAGACTCTCATTGATATTGTTTCTGTTATGTAGCCTGATTGGTAGTTTTGTGTCACCCTGTAGGATTTGGCCTGCACTCGTGTTGCTCCTGTTCCCTTCCGCCGTGACTGCAGAAGAGCCTTCGCTGCTGGATGGCTGGCACGATGTCTGGCTCTTCCGCTTTCTCGTCAACATGCTGGGATACTCAACCATTATCATCCCTGGCTACCTCCTCATTAGCTATTTCAAGCGCACCAATTATGCAGAAACAGGTTCGGGATTTGAGAGAATTTTGCTGTCTTATTTTTAAATGCACGAAAGCTGCTGATCTAAAACTCGTTGGGCTTTTGTCTTTCTCACGTTTATTTAGGGAGTGGGTTTTGCTTTCCTCTCATAAAGACCTGCGTGTTTGGAAACGAGGCCAAGACCAGCTTGTTGGATGACACGTCTGCAGCAAGCAGGAATGATGCTGATTCGGGTTCAACACTCAAACAGGCGTTAAAGTTAATCTTTTGCGCTGCCGGACTTCAGGTATCCTCCCCCAAAACCTTCAGTCATTAATTGCATATGCTAATGCTACCACATTATGTCCTATTTCTGAGGACCCAATGTTTGGAAGTTGAAGTATGCCACTGTTTGTCGATACTGTATTTAGAGCAACATCAAGCGCAATGCAGTACAGCAATAAAGGTACTGATCCATGCAGACAAATTAGTTATTTACAAGATTTGTTCGAGGAGTGAAGGTTgtgtaattcatttttttttaaaaggcggCATGATGGTAACGTCTGTGTTGGTCCTCCAGCTTGCTCCAACAGGCCAAAGACATGCTTGTTAGATTAATTGTTGATTCTAAATTAGCTGTAGATGTACATTTTCAGTGGACATGTTCTTTTTAACACTTATAACGTCATTCGTCTCCGCTGCTGACAGACAGACCAGCAACCGCCTGAGAGTGGCTCACAGACCAGTCGTACTAGATACTTTGTACTCTGCCTTCATTGATAACAGAGCTCACTACAGGCAGACCGGCCATCCTCAGTTTAAAGCAGATCGCAAACACGCCACACCTGCTGGACCATAAATTTCACTTGTGTTGAATTAGACTGGCGACCGGGGATGGCTGCTTAGGGTGTGCCCGCCTCTCACCCAGTGATAGCTCAGATAGGCTCTCctctttgtttaaaaacagaGTGACCGTAAGCCCACTCCAGTGTTGTCTGAGTGACTTTAAAACAACACTGGAGTGGCTTTGGGATAACTCTTGAGTGGCAAAGTTGAACCCCCTTCTCAAACAGAAACATACATCGCTGGTGAGATCTCAAATTTCTGACACTCATCTTCCATTGTGATAGAGCTTTAGATACTCTGCAGTCAAGAATGGCAAAACATTTCCAAAAATGAGGTGTACAAAACTTCAAAGCTTCAGCTAAGTACTCAGTAAAGGGCCTGAATACTTCCGCTTTCCTTTCAATATACAGGCAGTGAGTTTATAATAGGGGAAATGATGGATAATTCAGCCATTGACAGTAACGGTTAAATGAGAAAAGAGTAAAGGGTTTGAATAGTAGTAGTGTGATTCCTGCTTAACTGGGGTCAGAATTCACACCACCCGAAATAACTCTTTTAACGCTCTTATTAAGGTGATTTAACTCAGTGTTAAGAATAAACTTTTCTTATCTTAGGTTTCATATCTGACATGGGGAGTCCTCCAGGAGAGGGTGATGACTCGTTCTTACGGAGCCGCAACTACAGATCAGGAGGGAGAGAAATTTAAGGACTCGCAGTTCTTGGTCTTCATGAACCGTATCCTTGCTCTGACTGTGTCGGGCATCTGGTGCGTCATGTTCAAGCAGCCTCGCCATGGAGCACCCATGTACAAGTACTCCTTCGCCTCGCTCTCCAACATCCTGAGCAGTTGGTGCCAGTACGAGGCCCTCAAGTTCATCAGTTTCCCCACTCAAGTCCTGGCCAAGGCCTCCAAAGTCATTCCTGTCATGCTCATGGGGAAGATCGTGTCCCATAAAAGCTATGAATACTGGGAGTACTTCACTGCTGTGCTGATCTCGGTCGGCGTCAGCATGTTTTTGCTCTCAAGCACAACCGACAAACATCCATCCACCGTCACCACTTTCAGCGGGGTCGTCATCCTCATCGGCTACATCATCTTCGACAGCTTTACCTCCAACTGGCAGGACAACCTGTTCAAGTACAAAATGTCATCAGTGCAGATGATGTTTGGAGTCAATCTGTTCTCCTGCCTCTTCACCGTCGGGTCGCTGCTGGAGCAGGGTGCCTTCTTTGAGTCGTTGGGTTTCATGACCCGCCACTCCGAGTTTGCCTTTCATGCCGTGCTGCTGTCCGTGTGCTCGGCATGCGGTCAGCTCTTCATCTTTTACACTATCAACCAGTTTGGTGCTGCCGTCTTCACCATCATTATGACCTTACGGCAGGCTTTCGCCATTCTTCTCTCGTGTTTCCTTTACGGTCACACCGTTACCTTAGTAGGTGGCTTTGGTGTCGTTGTAGTGTTCCTGGCACTTTTTCTACGGGTGTATGCACGTAGCCGTATGAAGTCAGGTCGGCGGGGAGCGCAGCCGCTTGCACAGAAGGTGTAGCGCTCCAAAGTTGCACCAAACTGGGAACTAAGACCACGTTTTCTGTGGTGCTATTTGTCTATTTGTGTgcatctttctctcttttattaattttttttaccgTTCAGttcttttaaatgttatttttattagcaATGGTACAGAAAGGGATTCTGCAGTTTTTACTCTTACACCAAGGTACCCCCAAGGGGTTCATGTGATTCGTTAGGTCAGAGAAGTTTTGAGTGCCTGCAAACTGCCTCTTCAGCtctttattatcttttttttttttcttaaacctcCATACGTTGCCCATGCATCCAGTTTAGGGTTTCTATGACTATGGAAAATGTACGAGTTTAATAGCTAGGCATTATTTCCCAAGCATTACTGATATTGTCCCTTATTTAACTTTATCCAGGCTAATGGCACCATTTGTTGGGTTATCCTTCAGTCGCAGCAGCCAGATGTTTATCTATCAACCTATTGTGTTGGAGAGCAGGGGTCTTTATGTGGCTTAAGATGGTGTCAAAACATGGTCCATacattttagtttaatttaagATATATTAACATGTCACATAGGCTAGCATCAGTTAGGGTTCAGGTAAACAAAATTCTGGGTCATAATGAAAGAATCAGATGCTGCTGTGGGTtgttttagaattttttttccacactgttTTACTTAATGTTTTGAACTTTGggcaaaaaaaaatgtataaatatatatatatcttaaatcagtttttttttcaagccAACTTGTCAGTTGTGTACTTTTGTAAAAGGACTGCTTTGATGTGAATGTTTGGGGAACACTGAATGGATGATTCTGATGCCTCATTGCTGTCACAAATGATGTGAAGATACTGTAGACCCAGGGGTCAGTTTGCAGAACGGAGTGCATACAAGGGAAATGCAATGTAACTGGTTCCTTGTTTTTATCATTCTACTATTTCCTCTGGTAACTggattaatattaaaataacttAATACTATCAAGTGTTTTGCAGTGatgtttacattgtttttatttaaccagaggagactgaaaagaagGTCTAGAACATCTGGAGAAATCGAACTAGCCATGTCGCCAAAGAGTTATTGGACGTCACCTATCATTTTTCCTGTTAGGCCTCAGCCCGACATTCAATGGCATTGACCACAATCTTAGAACCTGGTATTTACAGGGAGTTCATTGCAATGGTTTGAATCATTTTTATCTAATACACTCCATTTTTTGTGTAAATGAGCAATTTCTTTGAAGCTATCATTTTTATCAAATTGAGTAAAACCAggtgaaaaatacaaaaagaaactAAATGGAATTATACCTTTTTCAATCAAATACAATACACGCAAAGAAACACTTTGCGTGCattgtatttttcggaccatgaGGTGCACTGGATTATAAAGTGCACTGTCGATGGATGGgactgttttcatacataaggcgcattaagcgaaacaaaacagtcagataagtcaaactttacttaactcatttttcttgctttccccacttccgtaccattgattaattaatgttgaattctcttgcagctgctctattcctgtgttgttgcagtatattaatggctaacctcgtattgtggatggattaatTCATTTGTTCTCGTGACtcaagtttggtccgtttacagcatcctgtgTTGCGATTGCATTTATCCCTAACCATCagaaaccctcacgttaacttttttCGAGTGGAAAAAGtaagcattcatcctccagcttcactgtgtgtttatgcaacataacatagctgtgtcgctagcgatatCATAGCaaatcattatataccagctagtccaacttcattAACCCTACAacagtcactgctgtttagttttctgtcttcatttatgttggaagtgatagcaaagctgtacgttttaattttttcagaaatctctcagtcagaacatgctatatcatgcttaggtaactagcgagctaacttcctgctaacttctaactcagttaaatttaataaatcctgttttcatggatgcctggatgttaaacttaattgttacacctggtaaagcagcaacgctgatcatttcattacagatgaaagaatttagaccgtttttaactctcagtgatccTGCAGTGTAGGGCAGGgtaatatggccaaaaatatttatcacgatataaatttgaaaatttgcgataacaatataactgacgatataattgatatGAGACAAAATACTTAACatctccacaactttattagtgcaaaaaaaaaccatcaatgtattttcacttaaacaaggagctgttttttttatgtgcattaaagctatataaaaatttaacagtgcaaatgcaaattccttgctcaCAGTTTAActaaaaggcatttccagtggaaattggccaacatatcctgagcataaccatgtataatttccgcaaaacttaaaaagaggttatacacacacaatgcggcaatccatcctacctttgtgaatgtgacctacaagcatactttaacagctaaaattaagtggcaaatcgtcctacctttgttaataagagctagaaacatactctgacgggtaaaattaagtgccaaaccatgctacctttgtgaatgttacctacaagcatactttaacaggTAAGattaagtggcaaaccgtcctggctttatgaatatgagctacaagcatactctgatgggcaaagttaagtggcaaaccgtcatacctacttaaatttgtgctggaattactctgtgacagcagaaatgtgcataaactacttacggtaggacattttgccaaagtaggatgatttgtcagaacaccgtgtaccacataaaatcagttcggtaataacgacggcccgcttgcatgctctaccaaaaaatgtgctttggtgtgtatctgacggaagaaagccaaaccagttccacaccactgaagctgcaccatttttacaaaccaattctagTTCAGCTTTAAAcaatccgctttcgcccttctcattctccgtcgccgccatgctttttccgccatgtgcgtataaAAACAAGGGCACTGCGCATgcacgttttacccatattctatcgcgatacttcattttcttattattgcctaacattataccggtattaccgtgaacggtatgatatggcccagccctactgcagtgttcatttgactttgggacctgaagcaggcatagttttggacccagattactctgcgaggctcctgactaatGATTGGTGCGGCTTCGTACTTTACTAAAGtggtactaaaacattttttgacagatttgtgagtgctgtgtaccacataaaattggttcgaggtcagtaagcacaaccagaattcatacataaggcgcactgtcgatttttgagaaaaccaaaggattttaagtgcgccttatggtccttCTTCTGTGATGTGATTTGTAAATTCCAACAGTGTGCCACATGAATCAAGCctgttttatgtatttctgcATGAATACACCTGTGCATCCTTGATTATAGTTAATTTAGCAAATTGCTTCTCGCTTGT
The genomic region above belongs to Pelmatolapia mariae isolate MD_Pm_ZW linkage group LG15, Pm_UMD_F_2, whole genome shotgun sequence and contains:
- the slc35b2 gene encoding adenosine 3'-phospho 5'-phosphosulfate transporter 1, whose protein sequence is MPSFSQRIWPALVLLLFPSAVTAEEPSLLDGWHDVWLFRFLVNMLGYSTIIIPGYLLISYFKRTNYAETGSGFCFPLIKTCVFGNEAKTSLLDDTSAASRNDADSGSTLKQALKLIFCAAGLQVSYLTWGVLQERVMTRSYGAATTDQEGEKFKDSQFLVFMNRILALTVSGIWCVMFKQPRHGAPMYKYSFASLSNILSSWCQYEALKFISFPTQVLAKASKVIPVMLMGKIVSHKSYEYWEYFTAVLISVGVSMFLLSSTTDKHPSTVTTFSGVVILIGYIIFDSFTSNWQDNLFKYKMSSVQMMFGVNLFSCLFTVGSLLEQGAFFESLGFMTRHSEFAFHAVLLSVCSACGQLFIFYTINQFGAAVFTIIMTLRQAFAILLSCFLYGHTVTLVGGFGVVVVFLALFLRVYARSRMKSGRRGAQPLAQKV